The following proteins are co-located in the Myxococcus fulvus genome:
- a CDS encoding vWA domain-containing protein gives MNRTLLLLSAAGLLALGALSLGKPPPPPVPPAPPVTDTSHTVAQPDEPPATTLLPHVMSPPDDGALTLSGKLSGSYIQTGPSEAFAWLEIKARPTPTAARRVPVNLALVVDRSGSMSGQKLADARSAAVELVRRLTAEDRLALIHYGTDVKVLPSRPVTEAVRQELLSAIANIRDDGSTNISGGLTEAAVALRPHLREYRVSRAILLSDGQPTTGIVTEPELLHLTRQLRDEGITVSALGVGEDYQASLMRGMAEQGGGFSGFIEDSARLAEVFSRELDQATSTVARQVELRLELPPVARDAQVLGLPSTREGTTLKVPLYDLAGEQSIRVVVKLTLNTQATSDALTLLQASVGYMDVPRDTRAETKLALSAVVTQDASLVRANLDREVRVHAVRALGTQQMRAAAEEMKRGNRGAAMGLLGNARRLFGSSADALSGELAELDQTQAAYEGASSDDEVRRESLKLYKKTMKNFGENNAY, from the coding sequence ATGAACCGCACCCTGCTGCTGCTGTCCGCCGCCGGATTGCTCGCCCTGGGCGCGCTCTCGCTGGGCAAACCTCCTCCGCCGCCCGTGCCCCCCGCCCCGCCCGTCACCGACACCAGCCACACCGTGGCCCAGCCCGACGAGCCGCCCGCCACCACCCTGCTGCCACACGTCATGTCCCCGCCGGATGACGGCGCCCTCACCCTCTCCGGCAAGCTGTCCGGCAGCTACATCCAGACGGGCCCCAGCGAGGCCTTCGCGTGGCTGGAGATCAAGGCCCGCCCCACGCCCACCGCCGCCCGCCGCGTCCCCGTCAACCTGGCCCTCGTCGTGGACCGCTCCGGCTCCATGAGCGGCCAGAAGCTCGCCGACGCCAGGAGCGCCGCCGTGGAGCTGGTGCGCCGCCTCACCGCCGAGGACCGGCTGGCCCTCATCCACTACGGCACCGACGTGAAGGTCCTCCCCAGCCGCCCCGTCACCGAGGCCGTCCGCCAGGAGCTGCTCTCCGCCATCGCCAACATCCGCGATGACGGCTCCACCAACATCAGCGGCGGTCTCACCGAGGCCGCCGTCGCCCTGCGCCCCCACCTGCGCGAGTACCGCGTCAGCCGCGCCATCCTCCTGAGCGACGGCCAGCCCACCACCGGCATCGTCACCGAGCCGGAGCTGCTCCACCTGACGCGCCAGCTGCGCGACGAGGGCATCACCGTCAGCGCGCTCGGCGTGGGCGAGGACTACCAGGCCTCCCTCATGCGCGGCATGGCCGAGCAGGGCGGCGGCTTCTCCGGCTTCATCGAGGACTCGGCCCGGCTGGCGGAGGTCTTCTCCCGCGAGCTGGACCAGGCCACCAGCACCGTCGCCCGTCAGGTGGAGCTGCGCCTGGAGCTGCCCCCCGTCGCCCGCGACGCGCAGGTGCTCGGCCTGCCGTCCACCCGCGAGGGCACCACCCTCAAGGTGCCCCTGTACGACCTGGCCGGCGAGCAGTCCATCCGCGTCGTCGTGAAGCTGACGCTCAACACCCAGGCCACCTCCGACGCGCTCACGCTGCTCCAGGCCAGCGTGGGCTACATGGACGTCCCCCGCGACACGCGCGCCGAGACGAAGCTGGCCCTGTCCGCCGTCGTCACCCAGGACGCCTCGCTGGTGCGCGCCAACCTGGACCGGGAGGTGCGCGTGCACGCCGTGCGAGCGTTGGGAACCCAGCAGATGCGCGCCGCCGCGGAGGAGATGAAGCGCGGCAACCGCGGCGCCGCCATGGGTCTGTTGGGCAACGCCCGGAGGCTTTTCGGCTCGTCCGCGGACGCGCTCTCGGGGGAGCTTGCGGAGCTGGACCAGACCCAGGCAGCCTATGAGGGGGCATCGAGTGACGACGAGGTCCGCCGCGAGTCGCTGAAGCTCTACAAGAAGACCATGAAGAACTTCGGCGAGAACAACGCCTACTAG
- a CDS encoding M91 family zinc metallopeptidase codes for MSTIGKTGSRTPTFVKPEPKAETAKQPAQVQRNAVKAAVDQRMKDGFDAAPARAGSASRPQVLTEARTTESPPPSPGGGLGKAIAKIAEKVKQAAGSATAPQVSTNENGQTVVDLGAGNNTATVTMNKSGGLVIKSGSDTVELSPEQSKNAIINGGAGNDSITVDKNVTVDVTLDGGDGNDTLKGGAGHDTIRGGAGNDTIIGGTGNDSVSGDDGDDYVEGGAGDDLVQGGAGRDVLYGLDGNDLVNGGEGRDYIDAGAGNDTATGGAGDDQVIGGRGDDTLSGGEGNDAVAGGEGKDTVSGNAGDDKLYVEEGEETADAAEGERNIVDMTDADKRGSSVKVEGSPEFQARVQSDLDAMRSLPSGQDLLGTLDNSGRSTVIKETSGGNTASGTNFNDGFFNADGTPGKGSDASVNYNTTRISLGAEEWMNRPPIVGLFHELVHASDIANGTLANGSKGRTPNLETSAVGLPIDLDQNPATPDVVQPGRPGENVLRDELNLPTRPRY; via the coding sequence ATGTCCACGATTGGCAAGACGGGTTCGCGCACCCCCACCTTTGTGAAGCCCGAGCCGAAGGCGGAGACGGCGAAGCAGCCGGCCCAGGTGCAACGCAACGCGGTGAAGGCGGCGGTGGACCAGCGGATGAAGGACGGCTTCGACGCGGCCCCGGCTCGTGCGGGCTCGGCGTCCCGGCCGCAGGTGCTCACGGAGGCGCGCACCACGGAGAGCCCGCCGCCGAGCCCGGGTGGTGGGCTGGGCAAGGCCATCGCGAAGATTGCCGAGAAGGTGAAGCAGGCCGCGGGCTCCGCGACGGCGCCGCAGGTGAGCACGAACGAGAACGGCCAGACGGTGGTGGACCTGGGCGCGGGGAACAACACCGCGACGGTGACGATGAACAAGAGCGGCGGGCTGGTCATCAAGTCCGGCTCCGACACGGTGGAGCTGTCGCCGGAGCAGTCGAAGAACGCCATCATCAACGGCGGCGCCGGCAATGACTCCATCACCGTGGACAAGAACGTCACGGTGGACGTGACGCTGGACGGCGGCGACGGCAACGACACGCTGAAGGGCGGCGCGGGTCACGACACCATCCGCGGTGGCGCGGGCAACGACACCATCATCGGCGGCACGGGCAACGACTCGGTGTCCGGTGACGACGGCGACGACTATGTCGAGGGCGGTGCGGGCGACGACCTGGTGCAGGGTGGCGCGGGCCGTGACGTGCTCTACGGCCTGGACGGCAATGACCTGGTGAACGGCGGCGAGGGTCGCGACTACATCGACGCGGGCGCGGGCAATGACACGGCCACGGGCGGCGCGGGCGATGACCAGGTCATCGGCGGCCGCGGCGACGACACCCTGTCGGGTGGCGAGGGCAACGACGCGGTGGCGGGCGGCGAGGGCAAGGACACCGTCAGCGGCAACGCCGGCGACGACAAGCTCTACGTCGAGGAGGGCGAGGAGACGGCGGACGCGGCCGAGGGCGAGCGGAACATCGTCGACATGACGGACGCGGACAAGCGCGGCAGCTCGGTGAAGGTGGAGGGCTCGCCGGAGTTCCAGGCGCGCGTGCAGTCGGACCTGGACGCGATGCGCTCGCTGCCGTCGGGTCAGGACCTGCTGGGCACGCTGGACAACAGCGGCCGCTCGACGGTCATCAAGGAGACGTCCGGCGGCAACACCGCGTCGGGCACGAACTTCAACGATGGCTTCTTCAACGCGGACGGCACGCCGGGCAAGGGCTCGGATGCGTCGGTGAACTACAACACCACGCGCATCTCGCTCGGCGCGGAAGAGTGGATGAACCGTCCCCCCATCGTCGGCCTGTTCCACGAGCTGGTGCACGCGTCCGACATCGCGAACGGCACGCTGGCGAACGGCTCGAAGGGCCGCACGCCCAACCTGGAGACGTCCGCGGTGGGCCTGCCCATCGACCTGGACCAGAACCCGGCCACGCCGGACGTGGTGCAGCCGGGCCGCCCGGGTGAGAACGTCCTGCGTGACGAGCTGAACCTGCCCACCCGCCCGCGCTACTAG
- a CDS encoding PAS domain S-box protein: MQTPPPRPDWTPHERRYRLVIDSLKEVVFQTDGRGLWTFLNRAWTEITGHAVEESLGKSFLDFVDPEDHAPCQENLRRLMTREVEHVRIEVRYLTRDGGFRWVEVFGRVMVGEDGELMGTSGTLNDITERKASDGALARRERYLTALVEMQQRLLAVRDGGDLYGSVLSSLGLAAGASRVYVFDLHPGPAGERMCSQRAEWCAPGVHAEIDNPDLQNVPMVPVLERWETTLSRGDVIEGLVATFPEVERALLDPQGILSILVLPLRVQGVLTGFVGFDNCSEARRWDRLEVDLLSAAAGAISVALERRESERALRERERRFRQLAENASDVLYLYRREAPRGFVYVSRVAHAKLGYGPVAHYGDADLWYRRVHPEDRAALEQLLEAPRASAGAPVTVRYLHPDGRMLWLEHVVVPVTDAMGRMVAVEGLARDITERRQAEEALRLSEASFRALLEGVPDAAAIERDGHIVYANAALVGTLGFERAEQLVGRQLSEFVKDMRGVEAVRAGALTGERRLVRRDGRTRVAEVVSLPLRFDGQPAVVSIARDVTEQRQLQARLTLADRLASVGTLAAGIAHEINNPLAFVLSNLSFLSDEFRRNLPPGDGASALQARLRGEPDLAEWGEVLHEACEGAERVRQIVRQLKTFSRPDEERVSPLDVHTVLESVAMMAANEIRHRAQLKREYGDIPSVMANEGKLSQVFLNLVVNAAQAIPEGSAHRHEIRLATRRDGLSRVVVEVQDTGVGIAREVIDRIFDPFFTTKPVGVGTGLGLSICHSIVHGLGGEITVESEPGRGTTFRVVLPTTEPEARTVTTTPEPSGAPVGPPRGRVLVVDDEPAVGRVLQRILRGHEVEVACSGRQALELLEQGLKPDAVLCDVMMPDLTGRDVYELVRRAHAGLEGRFVFVSGGAFTTGAREFLASIPNLLLEKPFDEGRVRRVVDDLVRLRPPEA, translated from the coding sequence ATGCAGACGCCGCCCCCCAGGCCAGACTGGACTCCACACGAGCGACGCTACCGGCTCGTCATCGACAGCCTGAAGGAGGTGGTGTTCCAGACGGACGGGCGGGGCCTGTGGACGTTCCTCAACCGGGCGTGGACGGAAATCACCGGCCACGCGGTGGAGGAGTCACTGGGCAAGTCGTTCCTCGACTTCGTGGACCCGGAGGACCACGCGCCCTGCCAGGAGAACCTGCGCCGGCTGATGACGCGCGAGGTGGAGCACGTGCGCATCGAGGTGCGCTACCTGACGCGCGACGGAGGCTTCCGCTGGGTGGAGGTCTTCGGCCGGGTGATGGTGGGCGAGGACGGCGAGCTGATGGGCACGTCCGGCACGCTCAACGACATCACCGAGCGCAAGGCGTCGGACGGGGCGCTCGCGCGGCGTGAGCGCTACCTCACCGCGCTGGTGGAAATGCAGCAGCGGCTGCTCGCGGTGCGCGACGGCGGAGATTTGTACGGCTCCGTGCTGTCGTCGCTGGGGCTCGCCGCGGGCGCCAGCCGCGTCTACGTCTTCGACCTGCACCCGGGGCCCGCGGGCGAGCGGATGTGCAGCCAGCGCGCGGAGTGGTGCGCGCCGGGCGTGCACGCCGAAATCGACAACCCGGACCTGCAGAACGTGCCGATGGTGCCCGTGCTGGAGCGCTGGGAGACGACGCTGTCGCGGGGCGACGTCATCGAGGGCCTGGTGGCAACCTTCCCCGAGGTGGAGCGGGCGCTCCTGGACCCGCAGGGCATCCTCTCCATCCTGGTGCTGCCCCTGCGCGTGCAGGGCGTGCTGACGGGCTTCGTGGGCTTCGACAACTGCTCGGAGGCGCGGCGGTGGGACCGGCTGGAGGTGGACCTCTTGTCCGCCGCGGCGGGCGCCATCTCCGTCGCGCTGGAGCGGCGCGAGTCGGAGCGCGCGCTGCGCGAGCGTGAGCGGAGATTCCGTCAGCTCGCGGAGAACGCGTCGGACGTGCTGTACCTGTACCGCCGCGAGGCGCCCCGGGGCTTCGTCTACGTCAGCCGCGTGGCGCACGCGAAGCTGGGCTACGGGCCGGTGGCGCACTACGGCGACGCGGACCTGTGGTACCGGCGCGTGCACCCGGAGGACCGCGCCGCGCTGGAGCAGCTGCTCGAGGCGCCGCGCGCGTCGGCGGGGGCGCCAGTGACGGTGCGCTACCTGCACCCGGACGGCCGCATGCTGTGGCTGGAGCACGTGGTGGTGCCGGTGACGGACGCCATGGGGCGCATGGTGGCGGTGGAGGGCCTGGCGCGCGACATCACCGAGCGCCGGCAGGCGGAGGAGGCGCTGCGGCTGTCCGAGGCGAGCTTCCGCGCGCTGCTCGAAGGCGTGCCCGACGCGGCGGCCATCGAGCGCGACGGGCACATCGTCTACGCGAACGCGGCGCTGGTGGGCACGCTGGGCTTCGAGCGGGCCGAGCAGCTCGTGGGCCGTCAGCTCTCCGAGTTCGTCAAGGACATGCGCGGCGTGGAGGCGGTGCGCGCGGGCGCGCTCACGGGCGAGCGGCGGCTGGTGCGGCGCGACGGGCGCACGCGCGTGGCGGAGGTCGTCTCGCTGCCCCTGCGCTTCGACGGACAGCCCGCGGTGGTGTCCATCGCGCGCGACGTGACGGAGCAGCGGCAGCTGCAGGCGCGGCTGACCCTGGCGGACCGGCTGGCCTCGGTGGGCACGCTGGCGGCGGGCATCGCGCACGAAATCAACAACCCGCTGGCCTTCGTGCTGTCCAACCTGAGCTTCCTGTCGGACGAGTTCCGCCGCAACCTGCCCCCGGGCGACGGCGCCTCGGCGCTGCAGGCCCGGCTGCGCGGCGAGCCGGACCTGGCCGAGTGGGGCGAGGTGCTGCACGAGGCCTGCGAGGGCGCGGAGCGGGTGCGCCAGATTGTGCGTCAGCTCAAGACGTTCTCCCGTCCCGACGAGGAGCGCGTGTCGCCGCTGGACGTGCACACGGTGCTGGAGTCGGTGGCGATGATGGCGGCGAACGAAATCCGCCACCGCGCGCAGCTCAAGCGGGAGTACGGCGACATCCCCTCGGTGATGGCGAACGAGGGCAAGCTGAGCCAGGTGTTCCTCAACCTGGTGGTGAACGCCGCGCAGGCCATCCCCGAGGGCTCCGCGCACCGGCACGAAATCCGGCTGGCGACGCGCAGGGACGGGCTGTCGCGCGTGGTGGTGGAGGTGCAGGACACCGGCGTGGGCATCGCCCGCGAGGTCATCGACCGCATCTTCGACCCGTTCTTCACCACCAAGCCCGTGGGCGTGGGCACGGGGCTGGGCCTGTCCATCTGTCACAGCATCGTCCACGGGCTGGGCGGTGAAATCACCGTGGAGAGCGAGCCGGGCCGGGGCACCACCTTCCGCGTCGTGCTACCCACCACGGAGCCGGAGGCGCGCACGGTGACCACGACGCCGGAGCCCTCGGGCGCGCCGGTGGGTCCGCCCAGGGGACGCGTGCTGGTGGTGGACGACGAGCCCGCCGTGGGCCGCGTGCTGCAGCGCATCCTGCGCGGCCACGAGGTGGAGGTGGCGTGCAGCGGGCGACAGGCGCTGGAGCTTCTGGAACAAGGGCTGAAGCCGGACGCGGTGCTGTGCGACGTGATGATGCCGGACCTGACGGGACGCGACGTCTACGAGCTGGTGCGGCGCGCGCACGCGGGCCTGGAGGGGCGCTTCGTCTTCGTGTCCGGCGGCGCCTTCACCACGGGCGCCCGCGAGTTCCTGGCGAGCATCCCGAATCTCCTCCTGGAGAAGCCCTTCGACGAGGGGCGCGTGCGGCGCGTGGTGGATGACCTGGTCCGCCTGCGACCTCCGGAGGCCTGA
- a CDS encoding GAF domain-containing sensor histidine kinase — protein MSSGRAQLSLIHQALVERAEARLSDAALRLLVEQTGEAVLLMDATGRVLAFNSEAGSRFRIPPPQRIESHGNLPGCVWVQVDQGGGVLAVSPLSRALAGEVVRDERWGLRRPDGTRVVLEGSVFPVGQEPGAKPAGVLLRAREVMEEPRLDAMRAARLLAEAGALLAAELENEERVEPLLRLLVPTLADAGVFFLGPGGEAVRAAAAVHAEPERHVLLVDMLRRYPPDPLDPRGLPALFLTGRTERVAELSEAHVEALTRDAEHARLFGLLGVTRYLGVPLVARGRVIGALALFRSEGAPAFGDEEERVAEELARRAALSLDNARLLREAREAVRLRDEFLGIASHELKTPLTPLHLKVQLLQKQVDVLAAHGKPVSAERVSETLDVVQRQVRKLTSLVDNLLDVSRITAGRLKLELEEMDLASVAAEILYRFAPSAAQLHCSLEMHAPVPVLGRWDRLRLEQVVTNLLSNALKYGAGQPVRLTVEADGRTARLTVEDGGIGISAQDLPRIFERFERAVSDRHYGGLGLGLYITRQIVEAFGGTVRATSALGQGSTFVLELPRGDIPNEWLSVPGAPEPAP, from the coding sequence ATGTCCTCTGGCCGCGCCCAGCTTTCATTGATTCATCAGGCGCTCGTGGAACGGGCGGAAGCCCGGTTGAGCGATGCGGCGCTGCGCCTGCTCGTGGAGCAGACGGGCGAAGCCGTGCTGCTGATGGATGCGACGGGCCGCGTGCTCGCTTTCAACTCCGAAGCCGGGTCGCGCTTTCGGATTCCCCCGCCCCAGAGAATCGAGTCTCACGGCAATCTTCCAGGCTGCGTCTGGGTGCAGGTCGACCAGGGCGGCGGGGTGCTGGCGGTGTCACCGCTGTCCCGGGCGCTCGCGGGCGAGGTGGTGCGCGACGAGCGCTGGGGCCTGCGCCGTCCGGACGGCACGCGGGTGGTGCTCGAGGGGAGCGTGTTCCCCGTGGGGCAGGAGCCCGGCGCGAAGCCGGCGGGCGTGCTGCTGCGCGCTCGGGAGGTGATGGAGGAGCCGCGGCTGGACGCGATGCGCGCGGCGCGGCTGCTCGCGGAGGCGGGCGCGCTGCTGGCCGCGGAGCTGGAGAACGAGGAGCGCGTGGAGCCGCTCTTGCGGCTGCTCGTGCCCACGTTGGCGGACGCGGGGGTGTTCTTCCTGGGGCCCGGCGGCGAGGCGGTGCGCGCGGCGGCGGCGGTGCACGCGGAGCCGGAGCGCCACGTCCTGTTGGTGGACATGCTGCGGCGCTACCCGCCGGACCCGTTGGACCCGCGCGGGCTGCCGGCCCTGTTCCTCACCGGGCGGACCGAGCGGGTGGCCGAGCTGTCGGAGGCGCACGTGGAGGCCCTCACCCGGGACGCCGAGCACGCGCGGCTGTTCGGGCTCCTCGGAGTGACGCGCTACCTGGGCGTGCCGCTGGTGGCGCGCGGACGCGTCATCGGCGCGCTGGCGCTGTTCCGCTCGGAGGGTGCGCCCGCCTTCGGTGACGAGGAGGAGCGGGTGGCGGAGGAGCTGGCGCGCCGGGCGGCGCTGTCCCTGGACAACGCGCGGCTGTTGCGCGAGGCGCGCGAGGCGGTGCGGCTGCGCGACGAGTTCCTGGGCATCGCCAGCCACGAGCTGAAGACGCCGCTGACGCCGCTGCATCTCAAGGTCCAGCTGCTCCAGAAGCAGGTGGACGTGCTGGCCGCCCACGGCAAGCCCGTGTCCGCCGAGCGCGTCTCGGAGACGCTGGACGTGGTGCAGCGCCAGGTGCGCAAGCTGACCAGCCTGGTCGACAACTTGTTGGACGTGTCGCGCATCACGGCGGGCCGGCTGAAGCTGGAGCTGGAGGAGATGGACCTGGCGAGCGTGGCGGCGGAAATCCTCTACCGCTTCGCGCCGTCCGCGGCCCAGCTCCACTGCTCGCTGGAGATGCACGCGCCGGTGCCGGTGCTGGGGCGGTGGGACCGGCTGCGGCTGGAGCAGGTGGTCACCAACCTCCTGTCCAACGCGCTGAAGTACGGCGCGGGCCAGCCCGTGCGCCTCACGGTGGAGGCGGACGGGCGCACCGCGCGCCTCACCGTGGAGGACGGCGGCATCGGCATCTCCGCGCAGGACCTGCCGCGCATCTTCGAGCGCTTCGAGCGCGCGGTGAGCGACAGGCACTACGGCGGCCTGGGGCTGGGCCTCTACATCACCCGGCAGATCGTGGAGGCGTTCGGCGGCACCGTGAGGGCCACGAGCGCGCTGGGGCAGGGCTCCACCTTCGTGCTGGAGCTGCCCCGGGGCGACATCCCGAACGAGTGGCTGTCCGTGCCGGGCGCGCCCGAACCGGCGCCTTGA
- a CDS encoding sensor histidine kinase — MGPATHESGKKMSPPPPARTSEAPASTTLLPLTWPAALIGLLFGVLMTYVPYEFRVAAFRPLYPYVRLLGVVYLTGSIALMGALLYPRAPRWLDVGGRLLLGVAIALYWWVLNVLPGSLTGIVLYPLLFVGLLLEGIPALRQRAMLRGLAALTGTAFGVALLSVPERFPLSVYAHLAPLRPLVGLLFAAGGVGLLLPARWLHPRVPALLMGVLAVPFSLLAYALARGASWLGASVYTVLALACVAQAVSWRPRAPRTVGWKLLRGLAFAGLVPLLALGGLAAYLAQKAIEKQVRDDTRYAAAGEADFTRRYLDDSRESLYLLLESPGFRAALMSGERDALRPYLSNLAARERTFHAALVLDERATVLATSEGLEGWGFQMRELFPEAPAPGELPLSLPFTRPPDRPLVAVALPFQLDLHGARRGLLVGLLSLERLSEAATPASRRFRVQVLDRRGQKILRDTAPGAQLLGSAHLPEALQEELARPGGGVLEAFDAADRRVLAAEAPVEGSPWSVVVTQELGVAYAAITRMSAAVVGLVLMGVLMALALSQLVARDVIRRLGTLREATAALAAGDLTRRVEVEEDDELGELARGFNEMADRTGATQEELKSAVRVREEFLSVASHELRTPLTPLKGFAALTLQRLEKSGDFPERERLLKALRSMARQTERLARLVDDLLDTARIQGGRFELERQRVDLLPVLREVMERFELRGEGGVTFELRVPEHPVEGDWDAPRLDQVLTNLVSNAVRYSPQGGLVRVTVEEAPDSIHVHVKDQGIGIPPESLAGLFRPFARASNATARHYGGLGLGLFICREIVERHGGTIWAESPGPQQGSAFHVRLPRNVAPPAVSDAAA; from the coding sequence ATGGGCCCGGCCACGCATGAATCCGGGAAGAAGATGTCCCCACCTCCCCCAGCGCGCACGTCCGAGGCGCCCGCTTCCACCACCCTGCTGCCACTGACCTGGCCCGCGGCGCTCATCGGCCTGCTGTTCGGCGTGCTGATGACGTACGTGCCCTACGAGTTCCGGGTCGCCGCCTTCCGGCCCCTGTACCCGTACGTGCGGCTCCTGGGCGTCGTGTACCTCACCGGCAGCATCGCCCTGATGGGCGCCCTGCTCTATCCGCGCGCGCCGCGCTGGCTGGACGTGGGCGGACGCCTGCTTCTGGGCGTGGCCATCGCGCTGTACTGGTGGGTGCTCAACGTGCTGCCCGGCAGCCTCACGGGCATCGTGCTGTACCCGCTGCTGTTCGTCGGACTGCTGCTGGAGGGGATTCCCGCCCTGCGCCAGCGCGCCATGCTGCGGGGGCTCGCCGCCCTCACCGGCACCGCGTTCGGCGTGGCGCTCCTGTCCGTGCCGGAGCGCTTCCCACTGTCCGTCTACGCGCACCTGGCCCCGCTGCGCCCGCTGGTGGGCCTGCTCTTCGCGGCGGGCGGCGTGGGGCTCCTCCTGCCCGCGCGCTGGCTGCACCCGCGCGTGCCCGCGCTGCTGATGGGCGTGCTCGCCGTGCCCTTCTCGCTCTTGGCGTACGCGCTGGCGCGGGGCGCGTCGTGGCTGGGCGCCAGCGTGTACACCGTGCTGGCGCTCGCGTGCGTCGCGCAGGCGGTGAGCTGGCGGCCGCGCGCGCCGCGCACCGTGGGCTGGAAGCTCCTGCGCGGGCTGGCCTTCGCGGGCCTGGTGCCGCTGCTCGCGCTGGGGGGCCTGGCCGCGTACCTGGCGCAGAAGGCCATCGAGAAGCAGGTGCGCGACGACACGCGCTACGCGGCAGCGGGCGAGGCGGACTTCACCCGACGCTACCTGGATGACTCGCGCGAATCGCTGTACCTGTTGCTGGAGTCACCGGGTTTCCGCGCCGCGCTCATGAGCGGAGAGCGCGACGCCCTGCGTCCATACCTCTCCAACCTCGCCGCGCGCGAGCGCACCTTCCACGCCGCGCTGGTGCTGGACGAGCGCGCGACGGTGCTGGCCACCTCCGAGGGCCTGGAGGGCTGGGGCTTCCAGATGCGGGAGCTGTTCCCGGAGGCGCCCGCGCCCGGGGAGCTGCCGCTGTCGCTGCCCTTCACCCGGCCTCCCGACAGGCCGCTCGTGGCCGTGGCGCTGCCCTTCCAGCTCGACCTCCACGGCGCGCGTCGGGGCCTGCTCGTGGGGCTGCTCTCCCTGGAGCGCCTGAGCGAGGCCGCCACGCCCGCGTCTCGCCGCTTCCGCGTGCAGGTGCTGGACCGGCGCGGCCAGAAGATCCTCCGGGACACCGCGCCGGGCGCCCAGCTGCTGGGCTCCGCGCACCTGCCGGAGGCGCTGCAGGAGGAGCTGGCGCGGCCCGGTGGCGGCGTGCTGGAGGCGTTCGACGCGGCGGACCGGCGCGTGCTCGCGGCCGAGGCGCCCGTGGAGGGCTCGCCCTGGAGCGTCGTGGTGACGCAGGAGCTGGGCGTGGCGTACGCGGCGATTACCCGCATGAGCGCGGCCGTGGTGGGGCTGGTGCTGATGGGCGTGTTGATGGCCCTGGCGCTCTCACAGCTGGTCGCGCGCGACGTCATCCGCCGCCTGGGCACGCTGCGCGAGGCCACCGCCGCCCTGGCCGCAGGCGACCTCACCCGCCGCGTGGAGGTGGAGGAGGACGACGAGCTGGGAGAGCTGGCGCGCGGCTTCAACGAGATGGCGGACCGCACCGGCGCCACGCAGGAGGAGCTCAAGAGCGCGGTGCGCGTGCGCGAGGAGTTCCTCAGCGTGGCGAGCCACGAGCTGCGCACGCCCCTCACGCCGCTCAAGGGCTTCGCGGCCCTGACGCTCCAGCGCCTGGAGAAGAGCGGCGACTTCCCGGAGCGCGAGCGGCTGCTCAAGGCGCTGCGCTCCATGGCGCGGCAGACGGAGCGGCTGGCCCGGCTGGTGGATGACCTGCTCGACACCGCGCGCATCCAGGGCGGCCGCTTCGAGCTGGAGCGCCAGCGCGTGGACCTGTTGCCCGTGCTGCGCGAGGTGATGGAGCGCTTCGAGCTGCGCGGCGAGGGCGGCGTCACCTTCGAGCTGCGCGTGCCCGAGCACCCCGTGGAGGGCGACTGGGACGCACCCCGGCTGGACCAGGTGCTCACCAACCTGGTGAGCAACGCCGTGCGCTACTCCCCCCAGGGGGGCCTGGTGCGCGTGACGGTGGAGGAGGCGCCCGACAGCATCCACGTGCACGTGAAGGACCAGGGCATCGGAATCCCCCCGGAGAGCCTGGCGGGGCTGTTCCGTCCCTTCGCGCGCGCGTCCAACGCCACCGCGCGCCACTACGGCGGACTGGGCCTGGGCCTGTTCATCTGCCGCGAAATCGTGGAGCGCCACGGCGGCACCATCTGGGCGGAGAGCCCGGGGCCGCAGCAGGGCAGCGCGTTCCACGTCCGGCTGCCGCGCAACGTGGCGCCGCCCGCCGTGTCCGACGCGGCCGCGTGA
- a CDS encoding GreA/GreB family elongation factor: MSLDKQALLLQLAERLQQSDRLAHRAEAEAREAARSLATESEKREDGRAALEFGSLATGQANRARRVQEELQALTHFGQAPMPRFSRQGPVGLGALVDVSTEDEEGFAERTFFVLPVGAGTELTGPGGDGFLSVITPASPVGRALMGRKAGDTIEVTLAGEVREWTVLEVA, encoded by the coding sequence ATGTCACTCGACAAGCAGGCACTGCTCCTCCAGCTCGCCGAGCGCCTCCAGCAGAGCGACCGGCTGGCCCACAGGGCCGAGGCCGAAGCTCGCGAGGCGGCCCGCAGCCTGGCCACCGAGTCGGAGAAGAGGGAGGACGGCCGCGCGGCGTTGGAGTTCGGCAGCCTGGCCACGGGACAGGCCAACCGCGCCCGCCGGGTGCAGGAGGAGCTCCAGGCGCTGACGCACTTCGGCCAGGCCCCCATGCCGCGCTTCTCGCGCCAGGGCCCGGTGGGGCTGGGCGCGCTGGTGGACGTCAGCACCGAGGACGAAGAGGGCTTCGCCGAGCGGACCTTCTTCGTGCTGCCCGTGGGCGCGGGCACGGAGCTGACGGGCCCCGGCGGCGACGGCTTCCTGTCCGTCATCACCCCCGCATCCCCGGTGGGCCGCGCGCTCATGGGCCGCAAGGCGGGAGACACCATCGAAGTGACGCTGGCGGGCGAGGTGCGCGAGTGGACGGTGCTCGAGGTCGCCTGA